From a region of the Kiritimatiellales bacterium genome:
- the purD gene encoding phosphoribosylamine--glycine ligase — protein MKVLVIGNGGREHALCWKLKNDSRAPEIFCAPGNAGTAELGTNLPLSATDIDGIVAWAEAHQPDLTIVGPEAPLCAGITDALEASGFRVFGPCKAAAALEGSKQFAKEIMQTAGVPTAASAVFTNADEAYAYVRERGAPVVIKADGLAAGKGVTVAETAEQAETAIRDALGGAFGDAGNQIVIEDFLPGEEASILALIDGEHVVMLASSQDHKRAFDGDCGPNTGGMGAYSPAPVATAAVLEKVRTEVYGRTLAELKKRGITYKGVLYAGLMIDNGQPSVIEFNCRFGDPETQAVLARWDGDIIPALEACIDGTLSEDLVKWKPEHSVCVVMAADGYPGDYPKGDEIAGIASAGETAVVFHAGTALQDDKVVTAGGRVLGITALGKTLREAVDNTYDAVKKISWKNAFYRNDIAHRELERS, from the coding sequence ATGAAGGTTTTGGTGATTGGTAACGGCGGCCGTGAGCATGCGCTGTGCTGGAAATTAAAAAATGATTCGCGTGCGCCCGAAATTTTCTGTGCACCCGGCAACGCCGGCACAGCAGAACTTGGCACCAATCTGCCGCTTTCCGCTACAGATATCGACGGTATTGTCGCATGGGCGGAAGCGCATCAACCGGATTTAACCATCGTCGGGCCCGAAGCCCCGCTCTGTGCCGGTATAACGGATGCACTGGAAGCAAGCGGGTTCCGTGTATTCGGTCCGTGCAAAGCCGCCGCCGCATTGGAAGGCAGCAAACAATTTGCGAAAGAAATCATGCAGACCGCCGGCGTTCCAACGGCGGCGAGCGCGGTGTTTACGAATGCCGACGAAGCGTATGCGTATGTCCGTGAACGCGGCGCTCCGGTTGTGATTAAGGCCGACGGACTTGCCGCCGGCAAAGGCGTCACTGTCGCCGAAACCGCTGAACAGGCGGAAACAGCCATTCGTGATGCGCTCGGCGGAGCGTTCGGCGATGCCGGGAATCAAATAGTCATTGAAGATTTTCTGCCCGGTGAAGAAGCCTCGATTCTCGCGCTGATCGACGGCGAGCATGTCGTTATGCTTGCGTCGTCACAGGATCACAAACGTGCGTTTGACGGTGATTGCGGACCGAATACCGGCGGCATGGGCGCCTATTCACCGGCGCCGGTTGCCACCGCAGCGGTGCTTGAAAAAGTCCGCACCGAAGTGTACGGCCGTACGCTCGCCGAACTGAAAAAGCGCGGCATCACTTATAAAGGCGTGCTGTATGCCGGACTGATGATTGATAACGGCCAGCCGAGCGTCATTGAATTTAACTGCCGCTTCGGCGATCCGGAAACGCAAGCCGTACTCGCGCGCTGGGACGGCGATATTATTCCGGCACTCGAGGCGTGCATCGACGGCACACTTTCCGAAGATTTGGTAAAATGGAAGCCGGAGCATTCTGTATGCGTCGTCATGGCGGCAGACGGCTATCCCGGCGACTATCCGAAAGGCGATGAAATTGCCGGCATCGCTAGCGCCGGCGAAACCGCTGTGGTTTTTCATGCCGGAACGGCGTTGCAAGACGACAAGGTTGTCACCGCCGGCGGACGCGTGCTTGGCATCACCGCGCTCGGCAAAACGTTGCGCGAGGCGGTCGACAATACCTACGACGCTGTCAAAAAAATTTCATGGAAAAATGCGTTTTACCGTAATGATATCGCTCACCGTGAATTGGAAAGGAGTTAA
- a CDS encoding toxin-antitoxin system HicB family antitoxin, whose amino-acid sequence MKLRDRYIKLVEWSPEDGCYAGTSLGLFSGGIHGKNEVEVYRKLCEMIDEWIEIYQQDRQKLPPATVKNYSGKFLLRTGTGLHKAIAVRAMESGKSLNEFCVDALEETVLS is encoded by the coding sequence ATGAAATTAAGAGACCGGTATATAAAACTTGTTGAATGGTCGCCGGAAGATGGTTGCTATGCAGGAACCAGCCTCGGGCTTTTTTCCGGCGGCATTCATGGAAAAAATGAAGTCGAAGTATATCGCAAGCTCTGTGAAATGATTGATGAGTGGATTGAAATCTACCAGCAAGACCGCCAAAAACTGCCGCCGGCGACGGTTAAAAACTATTCCGGAAAATTTCTGCTGCGAACCGGCACAGGATTGCATAAGGCTATTGCTGTGCGGGCGATGGAGAGCGGGAAAAGTCTCAACGAGTTCTGCGTTGACGCACTCGAAGAAACTGTTCTGTCATAA
- a CDS encoding patatin-like phospholipase family protein has protein sequence MRKWFKRKPKTIGLALGGGGARGLAHVHVLEVLDELNIRPYRIAGTSIGAVIGAFYASGKTGAEIREIIQQWAVPHPGKHKYLKRYDLYHWAAKLDPAFSRGGLFRGDKIMYFISDSISCETFEELQIPLYLTATDYADGSQVVMSSGDLFSALRASMAIPCVFTPEERGGRILIDGGVVNPLPYDLLQDECDIVIAVDAGGVRDVDENHRPGFWDTAISSFEIMQDALVQTRLHCNPPDIYLHLDVRNTGLLEFYKAMEIYHGAAGVRERFRVKLKTLLSAG, from the coding sequence ATGAGAAAATGGTTTAAACGGAAACCAAAAACGATCGGGCTGGCGCTGGGCGGCGGCGGAGCGCGAGGACTGGCGCATGTTCACGTGCTTGAAGTGCTGGACGAATTGAATATCCGTCCGTACCGGATTGCCGGGACAAGTATCGGTGCGGTGATCGGCGCATTTTATGCATCCGGCAAAACCGGTGCCGAAATTCGTGAAATCATACAACAATGGGCCGTGCCGCATCCGGGGAAACACAAATATTTAAAACGCTACGATCTGTATCACTGGGCGGCGAAACTTGATCCGGCGTTCAGTCGCGGTGGACTGTTTAGAGGCGATAAAATTATGTATTTTATATCAGATTCAATTTCCTGCGAAACCTTTGAGGAGTTGCAAATTCCGCTTTATTTAACGGCAACAGATTATGCTGACGGTTCTCAGGTGGTGATGAGTTCCGGCGATCTTTTTTCAGCACTGCGCGCCAGCATGGCGATTCCCTGTGTGTTTACGCCGGAGGAGCGCGGCGGCCGTATTCTCATAGATGGCGGTGTCGTGAACCCGCTGCCGTACGATCTGCTGCAGGACGAATGCGATATTGTCATTGCGGTTGATGCCGGTGGCGTACGCGATGTGGATGAAAATCATCGTCCCGGATTCTGGGATACCGCCATCAGCAGTTTTGAAATTATGCAGGACGCACTGGTGCAGACACGGTTGCACTGCAATCCGCCGGATATTTATTTGCATCTCGATGTACGCAATACCGGTCTGCTCGAATTTTATAAAGCGATGGAGATTTATCACGGCGCCGCCGGCGTTCGTGAACGGTTTCGTGTAAAGCTGAAGACCCTTTTATCTGCCGGTTAA
- the trpB gene encoding tryptophan synthase subunit beta, producing the protein MKKDYSNYLNTMPDADGNFGEYGGAFIPPALAAQMQEIYAAYLKISQNARFIEELRFIRKHFQGRPTPVYYAERLSELCGGAQIYLKREDLNHTGAHKLNHCMGEALLAKYIGKKKLIAETGAGQHGVALATAAAYFGLECEIHMGEVDIAKEHPNVTRMKLLGATVVPVSHGLKTLKEAVDSAFKAYLADPVNSIYCIGSVVGPHPFPLMVRDFQLVVGAEAREQFIELTGHLPDLIAACVGGGSNAIGIFSGFINDPVELWGVEPLGRGPAYGDHAASATYGKPGIIHGFKCYLLQDGQGEPAPVYSIASGLDYPGVGPEHCYLKDSGRVNYATIDDKECIHAFFTLCRTEGIIPALESAHAVAFAMKKAKEMKHGSILVNLSGRGDKDLDFIVENYGYGD; encoded by the coding sequence ATGAAGAAGGATTACAGCAATTATCTGAACACGATGCCTGATGCCGACGGAAACTTTGGAGAATACGGCGGCGCATTTATTCCGCCGGCACTCGCAGCGCAGATGCAAGAAATTTACGCCGCCTATTTGAAAATCAGTCAGAATGCCCGTTTTATTGAAGAGCTCCGGTTCATTCGTAAACATTTTCAAGGGCGCCCGACACCGGTGTATTATGCCGAACGGCTCTCAGAGCTGTGCGGCGGTGCACAGATTTATTTGAAGCGCGAGGATTTGAATCATACCGGTGCGCACAAGCTTAACCATTGCATGGGCGAGGCGCTGCTGGCCAAATACATCGGCAAGAAAAAACTGATTGCCGAAACCGGCGCCGGACAGCATGGAGTTGCGCTTGCCACCGCGGCGGCCTATTTCGGACTTGAATGCGAAATTCACATGGGTGAAGTTGACATTGCCAAAGAGCACCCGAATGTTACGCGCATGAAACTGCTCGGTGCGACCGTGGTGCCGGTTTCGCATGGTCTCAAAACGCTCAAGGAAGCCGTGGACTCTGCTTTTAAAGCGTATCTCGCCGATCCGGTAAATTCGATTTACTGCATCGGTTCCGTTGTCGGTCCGCATCCGTTTCCGCTCATGGTGCGCGATTTTCAACTTGTCGTCGGTGCCGAGGCGCGCGAACAGTTTATCGAACTTACCGGCCATCTGCCGGATCTCATTGCCGCATGTGTCGGCGGCGGCAGTAATGCGATTGGAATTTTTTCCGGCTTCATCAACGATCCTGTGGAATTATGGGGAGTTGAACCGCTGGGCCGCGGTCCGGCATACGGCGATCACGCCGCCAGCGCCACGTATGGCAAACCCGGCATTATTCACGGATTTAAATGCTATCTGCTGCAGGACGGGCAGGGCGAACCGGCGCCGGTATATTCCATTGCGAGCGGACTCGATTATCCCGGTGTCGGACCTGAGCACTGCTATTTAAAAGACTCCGGGCGTGTGAATTATGCCACGATTGATGATAAAGAGTGCATACACGCATTCTTTACGCTCTGCCGCACCGAAGGCATCATTCCGGCACTCGAAAGCGCCCACGCCGTCGCCTTTGCTATGAAAAAAGCCAAAGAGATGAAACACGGCTCCATCCTCGTTAATCTCTCCGGCCGCGGTGACAAAGACCTCGATTTTATTGTCGAAAATTACGGCTACGGCGATTAA
- a CDS encoding alpha-L-rhamnosidase C-terminal domain-containing protein, which produces MVPRLRTALAGRSDYAEDHEPWALALGVVHFLVRALEDSGEYNRFPELLGRWQEMVDGGFSTWAEDITYWRSLCHAWSAFPLIEFLRGVLGVKPDAPGFARILIQPNTAGRSSARGFVPTPHGPVHVSWTAGADGFRLSVQTPVEIPVRIILPDGTEHSPENRNAELSCEL; this is translated from the coding sequence ATGGTACCCAGACTTCGGACCGCCTTGGCAGGACGGAGCGATTATGCAGAAGACCACGAGCCATGGGCTTTAGCCCTTGGAGTGGTTCACTTTCTTGTCCGTGCGCTGGAAGATTCCGGCGAGTACAACCGCTTCCCTGAACTGCTCGGTCGCTGGCAGGAGATGGTCGACGGCGGATTCAGTACGTGGGCGGAAGACATCACCTATTGGCGCTCGCTCTGCCATGCATGGAGCGCATTCCCGCTGATTGAATTTCTGCGCGGCGTTCTCGGCGTGAAACCGGATGCGCCCGGTTTTGCGCGGATACTGATTCAGCCGAACACCGCCGGCCGCTCCTCTGCCCGGGGCTTCGTACCGACACCGCACGGTCCGGTTCATGTTTCGTGGACTGCCGGCGCTGACGGGTTCCGGCTGTCGGTTCAAACACCGGTGGAAATTCCGGTGAGAATCATTCTTCCGGACGGAACAGAACACTCACCGGAAAATAGAAATGCGGAATTGTCCTGTGAGTTGTAA
- a CDS encoding beta-galactosidase — MKKNIILVYMLSCGITLSDQKIPLASAWESRGLPVAAVKQSSAEIKITLDQPRPPAQLFQRIQSSFKDGDLIRFSADVETVNAKDDTGNTAPPPYDLNLNHKHICLLIAQYDGQNRAVTINGSLRILGTNKHRLEVEVPIQQNIKLLELRLQASSVTGTIYFRNMRLEKVTPPAFQEIPAAAVRMNENGACYWEIDGAVQPPVMYFGNNQFNRDHLILAEMEKAAKAGVTVFSFNLYMPALLANNEQLGIIERFMKDFPDAYFIPRVWLGPGSAWQRSFPEELMVYSGGRIGTYAAASSERWEEFTEFNLKELIKLIRRSPYAKQFAGLKLTYYQTGEWIYWEPDTSAGYGEVIRQGFIRWLKNRYGTLDALNTAWNTKLNRLNDITIPTEEERNTGDAGDFRDLKKHQNISDFSWFYNTAPARNICRLAKIVKEETAGKSLAATFYGYLFESAWNEVWPQQTGHLGMELLYQSPDLDIIGAPYSYHSIGRGFGLPIDMHGPFNGAPAAGKMVMIEEDTFTHLATNPQKLGGEIIAPGYRSRTTNLTETLAVLRRNLGTTAAQNQLLIWQNLFSEGRFNHQDLWDMYKPHLSWLKDSAQTAPAFNPQVAVLADPEAVTYLKTKAYGITERWLYQMRFFLNRVDVSTGYYNQSELATLSDSVRCIILLTPWNLSDAQKEILRTRFMKNNRTIIFCGITDLNDPSGFCGIQLSMNNKTMLPASKTDDGVLFGGRQYGLQGKQPVQQYLTVTDRSARVFARYASTGEPSCAVKKMGNWTSVYLGSSGLPPALWRNLFKNAGCHLYLEDSDFSTDFDRPDFVQANDHFIMIQSAIGGTKRIRFPETAPFIYRFDGEKPELAGKNCDALRITLKPGVPAYFIISNNPDL, encoded by the coding sequence ATGAAAAAAAATATTATTCTGGTTTATATGCTCTCTTGCGGAATAACATTGTCCGATCAGAAAATCCCTTTAGCTTCTGCGTGGGAATCGCGGGGCCTGCCCGTGGCGGCAGTAAAGCAAAGCAGCGCTGAAATTAAAATAACACTGGACCAGCCGCGCCCGCCGGCGCAGTTGTTCCAGCGGATTCAAAGTTCATTTAAAGACGGCGATCTGATCCGGTTTTCGGCGGACGTGGAAACAGTTAACGCAAAAGATGACACCGGGAATACAGCTCCGCCGCCGTACGATTTAAATCTGAATCATAAGCACATCTGCCTGCTCATTGCACAATACGACGGACAGAACCGCGCCGTCACAATCAACGGATCGCTGCGGATTCTCGGTACGAATAAACATCGGCTGGAAGTTGAAGTTCCGATACAGCAGAACATAAAATTGCTGGAACTCCGGCTGCAGGCATCGTCCGTAACAGGCACAATCTATTTCCGGAATATGCGGCTGGAAAAAGTTACCCCGCCGGCGTTTCAGGAAATTCCAGCGGCCGCCGTCCGTATGAATGAAAACGGTGCGTGCTACTGGGAAATTGACGGCGCTGTTCAGCCGCCGGTCATGTATTTTGGCAACAATCAGTTTAACCGCGATCATCTGATTCTTGCAGAAATGGAAAAAGCGGCGAAGGCCGGCGTTACCGTATTCTCATTTAATCTGTATATGCCGGCGTTACTTGCTAATAATGAACAGCTCGGAATTATTGAGCGGTTCATGAAAGATTTTCCGGATGCGTATTTTATTCCGCGCGTCTGGCTCGGGCCGGGCAGCGCGTGGCAGCGGAGTTTTCCGGAAGAGCTGATGGTGTATTCCGGCGGACGTATCGGAACTTATGCCGCAGCTTCATCTGAACGCTGGGAGGAGTTTACAGAGTTTAATCTGAAAGAACTGATCAAACTCATCCGGCGCTCGCCGTACGCCAAACAGTTTGCCGGATTAAAGCTGACGTATTATCAAACCGGCGAATGGATCTACTGGGAACCGGATACATCTGCCGGTTACGGCGAAGTCATACGGCAGGGTTTCATCCGCTGGCTCAAGAACCGTTACGGCACATTGGATGCGCTGAATACAGCCTGGAACACAAAACTCAATCGCTTGAATGATATTACCATTCCAACAGAAGAAGAGCGTAACACCGGTGATGCTGGCGATTTCCGTGATCTGAAAAAACATCAGAACATCAGCGATTTTTCGTGGTTTTATAATACAGCGCCGGCGCGGAATATCTGCCGATTAGCCAAAATTGTAAAAGAAGAAACCGCCGGCAAAAGCCTCGCGGCAACATTTTACGGCTATCTTTTTGAAAGCGCCTGGAATGAAGTCTGGCCGCAGCAGACCGGCCACCTCGGCATGGAACTGCTCTATCAATCGCCGGATCTTGACATTATCGGTGCGCCCTATTCATACCATTCCATCGGACGCGGATTCGGGCTGCCCATTGATATGCACGGCCCCTTTAACGGCGCGCCGGCCGCTGGGAAAATGGTCATGATTGAAGAGGATACGTTCACTCATCTGGCAACCAATCCCCAGAAACTAGGCGGAGAAATCATCGCGCCCGGCTATCGGAGCCGTACAACGAATCTCACCGAAACACTCGCCGTACTTCGAAGAAATCTCGGCACAACCGCCGCACAGAATCAGTTATTAATCTGGCAGAATCTTTTTAGTGAAGGCCGTTTTAATCATCAGGATTTATGGGATATGTATAAGCCCCACCTTTCCTGGTTGAAAGATTCAGCGCAAACTGCGCCGGCGTTTAATCCGCAGGTTGCTGTGCTTGCAGACCCTGAAGCAGTGACATATCTGAAAACAAAAGCCTACGGCATCACCGAGCGCTGGCTCTATCAGATGCGCTTCTTTTTAAATCGCGTCGATGTCTCCACCGGATATTACAATCAGTCAGAACTCGCAACCCTGTCCGACTCCGTTCGCTGCATCATTCTCCTCACTCCCTGGAATCTTTCTGATGCGCAAAAAGAAATCCTGCGTACGCGTTTCATGAAAAATAACCGTACCATTATTTTCTGCGGCATTACTGATCTGAATGATCCGTCCGGATTCTGCGGTATACAATTGTCCATGAATAATAAAACTATGCTGCCGGCATCGAAAACCGACGACGGCGTTCTCTTCGGCGGCAGACAATACGGACTGCAAGGGAAACAGCCGGTGCAGCAGTATCTGACTGTCACCGATCGCAGCGCGCGCGTTTTCGCCCGGTATGCCTCCACCGGCGAACCGTCCTGCGCCGTGAAAAAAATGGGCAACTGGACCTCTGTTTATCTCGGCTCTTCCGGCCTGCCGCCGGCGTTATGGCGCAATCTGTTTAAAAATGCCGGCTGCCATCTGTATCTCGAAGACAGCGATTTTTCAACGGATTTTGACCGCCCTGACTTCGTCCAGGCCAACGATCATTTCATCATGATTCAATCCGCAATCGGCGGAACAAAACGCATCCGGTTTCCGGAAACCGCTCCTTTTATTTACCGGTTCGATGGAGAAAAACCGGAGCTTGCCGGAAAAAATTGTGATGCTTTGCGCATTACATTGAAGCCCGGTGTACCGGCATATTTCATTATCAGTAACAATCCGGATTTGTAA
- a CDS encoding Gfo/Idh/MocA family oxidoreductase, which produces MTEHRCPFLNKWEEWNKFSEYSGGTMVEKCCHYFDLFNLMAESEPVKVYASGAQDVNTGFEYDGKQSDIIDNAFAIIDYANGIRACLNLCMFMFCGGLKEQVIVNGDKASLYTTDHPENKLEIKTTGRAPARYTLKLRM; this is translated from the coding sequence ATTACAGAGCATCGCTGCCCGTTTTTGAATAAATGGGAGGAATGGAATAAGTTTTCAGAATATTCCGGCGGTACAATGGTTGAAAAATGCTGTCATTATTTTGACCTGTTTAATCTGATGGCAGAATCTGAACCGGTCAAAGTATATGCGTCGGGGGCACAGGATGTAAACACCGGCTTTGAATATGACGGGAAACAGTCTGATATCATAGATAATGCATTTGCAATTATTGATTATGCAAATGGAATTCGTGCCTGTCTGAATCTCTGCATGTTTATGTTCTGCGGCGGATTAAAAGAGCAGGTGATTGTAAATGGAGACAAAGCCAGCCTGTATACAACCGATCATCCGGAAAATAAACTCGAAATCAAAACGACGGGTCGCGCGCCGGCACGTTATACGTTGAAGCTCCGGATGTGA
- the aroQ gene encoding type II 3-dehydroquinate dehydratase, producing the protein MKTFKILVLDGPNLNLLGTREPEIYGAETLQSIHDEMVAFAEKSGGITLEFRQSNAESDLITWIGDARGKFDGIVINPAAFTHTSLGIADALKAVADAVPAIEVHLSNTHAREEIRHKSLTASACIGQIMGFKGYSYILALQALCKILTAS; encoded by the coding sequence ATGAAAACGTTTAAAATACTTGTACTGGATGGTCCAAATCTCAATCTGCTCGGCACGCGCGAACCGGAAATTTACGGTGCAGAAACACTTCAATCTATTCATGATGAGATGGTTGCATTTGCAGAAAAAAGCGGCGGTATCACTCTCGAATTCCGGCAGAGTAACGCAGAGAGCGATTTGATCACTTGGATTGGCGATGCGCGTGGAAAATTTGACGGCATAGTCATCAATCCAGCGGCTTTTACTCACACCAGTCTGGGGATTGCCGATGCTCTCAAAGCCGTTGCCGATGCTGTTCCGGCGATAGAAGTGCATCTGAGTAACACCCACGCGCGCGAAGAAATCCGGCACAAAAGTCTTACTGCGTCCGCCTGCATCGGGCAGATCATGGGTTTTAAAGGCTACAGCTATATTCTCGCGCTTCAGGCGCTGTGCAAGATTTTGACTGCCTCATAG
- a CDS encoding 4-fold beta flower protein, giving the protein MKYLYSIILTVSIPFICLAFDSDEISLFDSKGTATAYIAEELTIYFWSGKPVAYLCKDSAGGFHVYGFNGKHLGWFVKGIIRDHQGKAVGATKDAIAYT; this is encoded by the coding sequence ATGAAATACTTATACTCGATCATCTTGACCGTATCTATTCCTTTTATTTGCCTTGCGTTTGATAGTGATGAGATATCTTTGTTTGACTCGAAAGGAACCGCAACAGCATATATCGCAGAAGAATTGACAATCTATTTTTGGTCAGGAAAACCTGTTGCATACCTCTGTAAAGATTCTGCCGGAGGATTCCATGTTTATGGATTTAACGGGAAACATCTTGGTTGGTTTGTAAAAGGAATCATCCGCGATCATCAAGGGAAAGCGGTTGGAGCAACAAAAGATGCCATCGCATACACTTAA
- the recN gene encoding DNA repair protein RecN, protein MLSRLNIRNLALVDSVAVDFENGLNVITGETGAGKSLLIGALRLLIGERADKSMIRTGETACSIEAVFELADPADVNFTLAGYGLPPCDAGILIIRRTITDNGSKNLVNDSPVTLPVLKALGDSLVDMHGPYDHQSLLRTDAQMDILDAFGKLENECAAYREKYAAFQLLNRRLAGLSTADNAGIQEQIDLLAWKIKEVEDAKISEDDEQSVAQEHEQSANAQNILELAQTAVAGLTEAEYSAFEGLSAARKACVQLAKYLPDAATWAEELESAVRTVQEISGVIQSAVEDIEAGPERLQFLNERLALYRSLKRKYAPDVAGILEQLAGWKEKLTDWTSRDEQRAAIENECAGALNETKCAGMALRKKRTAVAAQLAAAITGELRDLGFEHGQFEVQLADAEPAASGMDTIEFGFAPNAGEAMRPLRAIASSGEISRVMLAVKAVLAKHDRIPLLVFDEIDANVGGEIANAVGDKLAQVGTTHQLIAITHLPQVAVCGKVHFAVSKQVCAGRTFTKISRLTGDARTEEVARMLGGKDSTNVTLRHAAELLENKNQDKIHE, encoded by the coding sequence ATGCTTAGCCGTTTGAACATCCGTAATCTTGCGCTGGTTGACAGCGTTGCAGTCGATTTTGAAAACGGACTGAATGTCATTACCGGCGAAACCGGCGCCGGAAAATCACTGCTGATCGGTGCACTGCGCCTGCTGATCGGTGAACGCGCCGACAAAAGTATGATCCGCACCGGTGAAACCGCGTGCAGTATTGAAGCGGTGTTTGAACTCGCCGATCCGGCGGATGTGAACTTTACGCTTGCCGGGTACGGACTGCCGCCATGCGATGCCGGCATCTTGATTATCCGGCGCACAATCACCGATAACGGATCAAAAAATCTCGTCAACGACTCGCCGGTAACGCTGCCGGTTCTCAAGGCTCTCGGCGACTCTCTCGTGGACATGCACGGTCCGTACGATCATCAGTCGCTGCTGCGCACCGACGCCCAAATGGATATCCTCGACGCCTTCGGCAAACTCGAAAACGAGTGTGCCGCCTATCGCGAAAAATATGCAGCGTTTCAATTGCTCAACCGGCGGCTCGCGGGACTGTCTACCGCCGATAACGCCGGAATTCAGGAACAGATCGATCTGCTCGCCTGGAAAATCAAAGAGGTCGAAGATGCAAAAATTTCTGAAGACGACGAACAGAGCGTTGCGCAGGAACACGAACAAAGCGCCAATGCGCAGAATATTCTGGAACTCGCGCAGACCGCCGTTGCCGGCTTAACCGAAGCGGAATATTCCGCATTTGAGGGACTCTCCGCCGCGCGCAAAGCCTGCGTACAGCTCGCCAAATATCTGCCCGACGCCGCAACGTGGGCGGAAGAACTCGAAAGCGCCGTGCGCACCGTGCAGGAAATTTCCGGCGTCATTCAAAGTGCAGTGGAAGATATTGAAGCCGGACCGGAGCGCCTGCAATTTTTGAATGAACGCCTCGCTCTCTATCGCAGTTTAAAACGCAAATATGCACCGGATGTTGCCGGAATTCTCGAACAGCTCGCCGGCTGGAAAGAAAAGCTGACGGATTGGACCAGCCGGGACGAACAGCGCGCGGCGATTGAAAACGAGTGCGCCGGCGCACTCAACGAAACCAAATGCGCCGGAATGGCCCTGCGTAAAAAACGCACTGCTGTCGCCGCTCAACTTGCCGCTGCAATCACCGGCGAGCTGCGCGATCTCGGCTTTGAACACGGACAGTTTGAAGTTCAGCTTGCTGATGCCGAACCGGCGGCATCCGGCATGGATACAATTGAATTCGGCTTCGCACCGAACGCCGGCGAAGCGATGCGCCCGCTGCGCGCGATTGCATCCAGCGGCGAAATTTCACGCGTCATGCTCGCGGTGAAAGCGGTGCTGGCAAAACACGACAGGATTCCGCTGCTCGTTTTTGATGAAATCGATGCCAACGTCGGCGGAGAAATTGCCAATGCCGTTGGAGATAAACTGGCGCAAGTCGGGACAACGCATCAACTCATCGCCATCACTCATTTGCCGCAGGTTGCGGTTTGCGGCAAAGTCCACTTTGCCGTTTCAAAACAGGTTTGCGCCGGACGCACCTTTACAAAAATATCCCGGCTTACCGGTGATGCCCGCACTGAAGAGGTGGCCCGTATGCTCGGCGGCAAAGATTCAACCAACGTTACACTTCGTCATGCGGCAGAACTGTTGGAAAATAAAAACCAAGATAAAATTCATGAATGA
- a CDS encoding type II toxin-antitoxin system HicB family antitoxin produces the protein MKSQNYIYWQENAVWLGYLEEFPSYMTQGKTLNELKENLRDIYHDLDSGSIPSPRRVGKLQIA, from the coding sequence ATGAAAAGTCAGAACTATATTTATTGGCAGGAAAATGCCGTATGGCTTGGATATCTTGAAGAATTTCCGTCTTATATGACTCAAGGAAAAACTCTTAATGAGTTGAAAGAAAATCTGCGTGACATTTATCACGATTTGGATTCCGGATCCATCCCATCGCCGCGTCGCGTCGGCAAACTTCAGATTGCATGA